One Ictalurus furcatus strain D&B chromosome 22, Billie_1.0, whole genome shotgun sequence genomic window, taatattttcacaGAGGAGGAATTTTATGAATGCCAGCGCAATCGTTACCGGAAGTAAAAGCTATTTCATTGCGGTTGTAAACAAACACTGGTAATGAAATGCGAGTCGTTACATTACATCGCAAATTAGTTTAAACTCAAATCAACATttcaaactgaaatgaaaatttgcGCGCTGATATCATTCTcctgtgttcattaaaaaaacaaacaaacaacaacaaacaacaacaacaacaacaatcctaGCTTAACTATCCTACATCGCTACGTTGACGTAAACATTAATCACGTGACCCGCGTTCGCCGTCCAACGCCCTGCGCCACTGTTTCTGCGCATGCGTACAGTGTGGAGCCATTCACCAAACGCATGTCGTTCTGTAGCATGCAGAACTTGTTGAAATGGGTTCCTCTAGAACCCGCAACCTGCAGGTGTTTGACACGGAGCTGAGCGCGGACACTGTGGAGTGGTGTCCTCTGCCTCAGTACTCCCACATTTTAGCTTGTGGCACTTACCAGCTTCAGAAAGACGATGAGAAGGTGAATCAGGCTAAGAAGTTAGGAGTTAAAAACTCGTCCAGCTTCAACTCAAACCTGTTTAATGCTCTGTTTGTGTTTGCAGAATCCCAGCAGAATTGGTCGACTCTACCTCTTCCAGTTTGACCAGCAGCAATCTTTCACCCCTCCACTGACTGAGATCCAGCGCATCGACACACCAGCTATACTGGATCTGAAATGGTATGAGTGTGGGTGGACTGGGAAAGACTGGtgtaaagttggcttgacgctGGACCGTCGATGTTCGCAGAAATTAAGGGactgtctctaaagttacacacGACATTGGTGTACAAtaacatttgaagggaatgacttacagtcacaaacccaactgtgaagtgtttgtgtaggtgtcagctataacaaTCACctttttagattaaaaaaataaataaaaattttaaaaacaaaagacgCTTTGATCAATATCTTGATCAAAGTATGAATATAGAGTCAGTCACCGGCACATCCCTACTCAGTACTAAtgagaatattgccaaattctgattaatatctgaatattgatgtgcatgtaaacatccatcttctattccgctttatccttttcaggctcacggggaaacctggagcctatcccagggagcatggggcacaaggcgaggtacaccctggacagggtgccaatgcaTGTAAACATGTCTGTTATTAATCAAGCCTCTTCCTCAGGTGTCATACAGAGATGTacgagcgccccctgctgggaATGGCCACAGCATGTGGAGAAATCCAACTGCACAGACTCTGCGACACACCAGTGAGACTTAAAACCTACTGTTGGAGAGACCTGATGTAAGAAATATTACCCTGATTGCTGTTTAAACCCACACATTAAGTGTCCTTTGTGTCTGACATCACTGTTGAGTAGGATAGCAGGTGTGCTTTGGAGCGTGTCTTAAGCACGGAGCTGGGTCCGAACAGATTAGCACTGTCACTGGACTGGTCAACGGGGAGAGGTGACAGGTAAGAGGTTCTACGCTTTTAAAGCTAAACCtgttctatatacacacacgtgatACCCGGTTTAATAtgtgttgttgctgctgtgtTTGATTACAGAACCGACCCCCGGGTGGTGACCAGCGACTCGACCGGCTCTCTTACGGTGCTATCTCTGGCCGAGGAGAACCTGAGTGCTGTGTCTCAGTGGAAAGCTCATGACTTCGAGGCTTGGATTTCGGCTTTCAGTTACTGGGACACGCAGCTGATTTATTCCGGTTAGACATGAGTGGGCCTTCTTTGTTGTTGTCATGCTGCCATCTTTCCCTTTATATAAACCAtgtatataaacttgtttagaAGACACTACCTTTTTTATATCGAGTAATAAATTGTTCAACTTGACATCATTATACAACAGCAGACACAGATGCTCCTACACTCTCCTCAAGATAGTCAGAAACCGTCTCAGTTCACCGATtatccgtcctaaatagtatccgagattagagTTAGCGTGTCCCGAATCGTAGTATGTTTAAACAAGTATCCCAGAGGTGCccagatggtctactatttccagTAGGTTTTCGAAGTTTGGCGccatggacactttttttttagctaatattgcccacaattCCTAGCAtgagggaagaggaggaggagctttgtAACGGTTTGCTTCACCGAATTCAAGGACGCAGTTTAGAgaggtggaaaaataaatcaagggaatgatgAATTAAATGATATGGGATAAATTCTAAGTCATAATGAGTGAAGAAAAGTGGAAATGCAATGAGGTGACGGggtgcgtaactaggcaacagcGTTCTCTTCCATTACAGGACGTGTTAGTATGGCCCAGtactttcatacatttttttttgctacacactcaaagtgatgtactttttcttcaccaaAAGAGTACGTATTTTAGTGCATTGtataagtaggcgaattggAATTGCAgcatatgaatatgcaaattgaaCATACCCCTAACGCTAAATGGACACACCGTCTTCACCAGCAGATTTTTACGCTGTTTCTTacaaaaaagtaagtaaaactGCCGCAGTGAGCATTTTCTCAAATCAAATGAATACCCTCAAACAGATCTAATCATTGCAAGTgtgcataaaaatataattgcGTCTGATTTAATCTGATAGAAAATGTATCATGTGAGTTCTTTTTAcgaaacattttctttctatttatttgtaatgTGACGTCCCAGGTGGTGATGACTGCAAACTTAAGGGCTGGGATCTCAGGATGGGTCCGTCTTCCCCCACGTTCACCTGTAAAAGGTGACTGATTTTACTGCAGATCCAAAGATCGAACTGTCCTTATGTCGTCATCGCGTCTACCgtcatttattttatgtcaAAATCCTATTGTTTGCGTCTTCCTTCACAGGCATTCGATGGGCGTGTGTAGCATACACAGCAACCCTCATCGAGAACACATCTTGGCTACAGGCAGGTAAAGCAGCTCCAGTTTCACTGCCACATACATGAAGGATGAAGATGGGCCACGCTGCTGAATCGTTTTACTTGATTCCTGTTTCCTTTTTGTGTTCACTTTAGTTACGATGAAAACGTGCTATTATGGGATGGCAGGAACATGCGACAGCCTCTCAGTGAGACGGCAGTGGGTGGAGGAGTGTGGAGACTGAAGTGGCACCCTGTTCATGAACACTTGCTGTTAGCTGCGTGCATGCACAACGACTTTCACATTCTGCACTGCCAGCAAGCTGCCGGTAAGCCGAAAAGGACGTCCCATTCGCTCCACAGTCTCTAACGTTATTAAAATAGACCGTATTAAGCTATTGCACAAACTAGTCTAGTGGCGGTGCAAAAAAGGCTCGTATTAATATCCTTATCTATAAGCGAGTGTGTGCtccaaaaacaatgacaaaattcacatttcatATGATAtgtgatatatgatgtatgcgttgaaatttacagtctctaccaccaatacggatcaacgttttttgatgacatcattctgaaCTTCAgcgtctcatcagattttctgttcaATCAAATGCTCTATAGAATCTTACGTGTTCCGCCAACAACGTTATAAATATCACCTTGCCAAAGTTGCAAGCGTGGGTTGTAAACGTGTGTGGCTGTCCGAACGTGCGTGTTTTATAACTTTAagttggttaagaaggaaatggcttgAGTTCATTCACTATGAAGGAGATATTTGTGCCAGCTCACGGCTTTGTGACGGGCATTTGTCCATGATACTAATTGTCTAAAGTACGGCTTAGCCTGGGcggtgaggtaagctaaacgctgtTGGCTATTTAGAAAGGTGGAGAAGCCACTCGagatgtcccgccctgacttcctgtttcagtggaaattaggTCAACACATCTAATGTTACTGCGCTGTCAAAGgcacttcatggggactttacGCTAGAGGTGCGCTTTAGGACCGCGATCAAAAAAGTTGGCGGGCTGATATGAAGCTCGCGGGATAAAGGAAGTCTAGAAAGACTTCACGTTGTGTTTTCTTGGTAACAGGACAAGCTGTAATTTTACGTTGTTAACTTCTTGAGAGAaaaagtggctggtgagggaacgactcgTCACATGGACGTTACagctgtaaatggataaaaaacaaacaaaaaaacaaaacaatgcatcTTGCACTAATAATTTTTGTAATGGTTGGCAACTTGCTGTTGTATAtgagaaacaaaacactttggcatgctgttattggaaaactcCAGTAAGTCCACTTTATGTCTGGACACCTCACACCTATTTTCCTACAACATAATGctcatattttatttcttactgcttttatcatgGTGGAAATGGGATTAaatgctagtttaaaaaaaaaaagagattctACGGAGTTATTTTTTCCtatcagctgttttttttttttttaagctctcCATGTTTGCTTTAACAGATGGAAATGAAGGCCCATGTCCAATCCTGGCTTCTTACATCCTTCACAACTCGTTAGCGTACGGAGCTGACTGGTCTCGGCATCCCCTGAGCGGCCCTCCACCCTCCACTCCTCCTACAGAAACACCAGCTACCATCACCCTCGCAGAGCCCAGAGGCCACCTCAGGATCCAGTACGAATCCCCGACTGCCAGCTTCGACACCTCACTGGAGGACGAGTGTGGACGCTACATCCCTGATCACACCGCCGCTGTCTCGGCTCCGGTTCCCGTCCCCAACGTCGGAGACGACTCCGCCTCGTTATCCTGCCTGCTGGCGTCCTGCTCCTTCTACGACCACATGCTGCACGTGTGGAGATGGGACTGGAGTCCAGAGACTGAGGCACAATCAGGAAAGACCGGGCCTACTCCCTCTTCTTGAGTGGTCTTTTTTTGAATGCACACAGAACTATGGGTTCTTTTGAGAATAGACAGGGTATTCTGGGAACTAAACAGATACTATAGATAATAAATATCCAGAAACAGAACTTTTTATGTTGTCCTATTCAAATGGGGTTGTAGATCTTCCAGTCATTTCCTTCACGTGGAATATTTacatacttttatatattttagctATGCACAGAACACACATTTATAATGAATACAGATATCAATATCAATAAATTACACTTGTATACTTGTTTTTGTTTCGCTGTTATTTACAGTGACAGTATGCTGTGTGCACTTGGCTTCCACTTTTCGTTTGACCTGGTTTTAGTTCTTATTGCCATTAAACGTGGTACATTTGATGATCTTTAATGAGGCCAGTCTTTCTGGACtaaatgatttacaaatcaGTGCTAGATTCCACCCAAAGTTTCATCTGCTCTAGAAATACTCCTTTAAgctacgttcacacatacagagaaTTTATCACTCCAAGTCGGTGTACTATGAAGTtgccagtaggcgttcctactactggtttccatagtaacattCATCAGCGGGAGGCAAAACTATTATTCcccttttgacaacaaaccagttttcttgacTCTAAAATGAAAGATTCTGGAGTAAGGTTTAAGCAGTACTACTATATACTCGATTTGTCTCACCTATCAATGCACAATCACATTGTGTTTAACATGCATTGTATAGCTGTGGGTTTCATTCTGACTTATCATGATAGTTGTTTTATCTCGCTGTTAGGTTTTATTGCATTGTTCTCCCATTCTATCAAGTGATCTCCAAATTAgagaaaaatataaagaattgttTCACCAATGCTGTTAGGAGACTCTGGGtcaattttaatttatattatgaAAATCAAAATTTTCAACAATACAATACCGGTGTCTACATGCAGAAATCCTAAagcgtttttttccccttcacagTCCATTCATCACTGCAACATATTTAACGTACAAAGTTTTTGGGATACAATTTGAACAGCTTCCCCTCCTGTGTCTTTTCTAAGCCGTATTTTTCCAGATTTTGTGCATCAAACGTGCCGGCTTCAATGTCTCTGTGGATGTGCGGAGCCACGGCCTGGTTGAAGAGGCTCTCGGCAGTGACGGGCTGCTCCGAACCCCGCGGGCTCCTGTACGACACGTACGCCTTCAGCCTGAAGCCTTCCAGATTGGGTACGATGAACTCGGGGATCATTTCCCGGACAGGGACGAACTTCCTACTGGAGGTGAGCACTCCGGCCGGCCTGGCTCCTCGGCTTTTGTAGAAGGTCCTTGGGCCGCGTTTGCTGGTGAACTCGGCTGTGCGGTCTGCTCCACGGACCAGTCCTCGAGTCAGGGCCGAAAGCAGCCCCATTTGCTTTATTCACCTCCCTAACCAGATCACCTAGGATTCAGGACAAAACAATCTACTCACTAATGCATTAACACTAACTCTGTTGCAaatcatgaaaaaacaaaacctgctACAAAGTTATAAAAGTTATAGCTAAAGTTCCCAAGAATATGCTTAAGCaaagttaaataaattttaaatcaaatttagaaattagattaaattataaactagtTAAACTCCACCCACTTGGAGAATGACctcgtgtatacacacacacacacacacacatatatatattatatatattatatatatatatatatatatatatatatatatatatatatatatattcatacatacacacatacacatttcaaggtatttaaaaataatagccAGATGTCTGTTAttcattaaacaataaagaaattattttttttaaaaaaactcttCTGTAAAAGTCTATTTCTTGAGACTGTCTTCactagattatttttttaaattaaaaatgaaaattaaggTATAATTAATTAGAAAAGGCCTCATTTGCATACATTGATGCAAATAattgaatgcattttttttgttaaaaaagttCCAATAATTTatcaattttatgtgtataaaatataatatatatttcctgatttttttttaaattactcaCATGTACAGTCTTTCCTTAAAATAacttataattaataataatagtatcaGAAAAAACCTAGCTCGCGAGACCTGCTAACATTTAGCAAATGACCATGTTGTGAGTTTGCGTTAGCATTTTAACCGGTCAATACGACTATACTATACAACACTGACAATATCAAACCTTCCAAACGCCATAAGCTAATatgtaaatgttacataaataaaaagcacaataaagcATAAAACCACAGtataaaatgtctcattttcttttacttttatttcgCCCACACTCACCTTCAAAACGCGTATATCCTAACAGACGCTCTGCAGCTTGTGCGGTTCCGGAATGGGCGTTTCAAAGAACTCGTTCCTGATTGGTCAAAACATTTTCTTACAGCCCAATCGAATCATCGGACACTTAAAGCTCTTTTTTCCACCCATATTCCAACAGATCCCACCTCCTGCGCCACGATTGGTTATTACGTTATTCTCACACACTGTTAGCCATTTAAAACCTGTGCGTATAAAGTAATAACCAATCGCAGAACAGGAGGCGGGACTTGACGAGAAACGGTTAGGGgaccaaaaaaaatcttacGGCGTGCATTGATTCAAGCAGGCAAGTGTATAGTGTTGACAAAGGGAGGGTGGGGGGAAGAAACTGAAGCAAAATTCAGTAAGTAATCTTTCTAAAATCTTCCACTAATTTTAGAACTGTTCTATGAAAAGGATCTGTAACTCAAATGCTAGTGATTTCTACAATATTacagcttttgttgttgttattgtttgttgtttgtattTATAGAGTGTCTTGGTTGCGCGTGCGGGCATGTTTACGTGTACACAGTGATCCCATGGACGAGATGAAGTTGAATT contains:
- the dph7 gene encoding diphthine methyltransferase, giving the protein MGSSRTRNLQVFDTELSADTVEWCPLPQYSHILACGTYQLQKDDEKNPSRIGRLYLFQFDQQQSFTPPLTEIQRIDTPAILDLKWCHTEMYERPLLGMATACGEIQLHRLCDTPDSRCALERVLSTELGPNRLALSLDWSTGRGDRTDPRVVTSDSTGSLTVLSLAEENLSAVSQWKAHDFEAWISAFSYWDTQLIYSGGDDCKLKGWDLRMGPSSPTFTCKRHSMGVCSIHSNPHREHILATGSYDENVLLWDGRNMRQPLSETAVGGGVWRLKWHPVHEHLLLAACMHNDFHILHCQQAADGNEGPCPILASYILHNSLAYGADWSRHPLSGPPPSTPPTETPATITLAEPRGHLRIQYESPTASFDTSLEDECGRYIPDHTAAVSAPVPVPNVGDDSASLSCLLASCSFYDHMLHVWRWDWSPETEAQSGKTGPTPSS
- the mrpl41 gene encoding 39S ribosomal protein L41, mitochondrial translates to MGLLSALTRGLVRGADRTAEFTSKRGPRTFYKSRGARPAGVLTSSRKFVPVREMIPEFIVPNLEGFRLKAYVSYRSPRGSEQPVTAESLFNQAVAPHIHRDIEAGTFDAQNLEKYGLEKTQEGKLFKLYPKNFVR